The Leptolyngbya sp. 'hensonii' DNA segment ACGTGATCGATACGATCGGTATTGAACGTCGAGGTGCGTCGAATCATGCCATGGACCTGATACCCTTTCGCCAGCAGGAGTTCTGCCAGGTAGGAACCGTCCTGCCCTGTAATGCCTGTGATCAGGGCTCTTTTCATGTCTGTCATAAAATCCAGAAAGGGGACAATTAAAAATTATTAAACTGGAATTGAAAAGGGGGTAAACCCTACGTTAGATGCCATGAAAATTGCATGAATTCTGTGATTCAAGTTGAAACCCTGGAACTGCTAGAGTGGCCCCGTCTGTGTCAGCACCTCTCTACTTTTGCCGCCACCAAGCTGGGGGCGATCGCGGCTCAACACCTGAAGCTGCCGGAAACTCAGGAGGAGAGCAGCATACTGCTGGCCCAGACTCAGGAGGTGTATCGGCTGGAAAGTCGCCTCTCGGCAGGGCTCAACTTTGATGGCATTACCGATATTGGAGCCGCTCTGGAACGGGCCGATCGGGGGGGGATTCTGGCTGGAACAGACCTGTTTGCTATTGCCACGACCCTGGCCGGGGCCAGAACTCTGCGCCGGATGATTGATGATCAGCCAGACCTGCCAGTGTTGACGGTGCTGGTGGCGGATCTGCGCACCTATCCTGAGCTGGAACAGGAGATTCATCGCTGTATTGACGAGCAGGGGCGGGTGATGGACCGGGCCAGTCCTAAGCTGGCGGGAATTCGAGAGCGGCAGGGACAATTTCGAGATCAGCTCCACCAGACCCTGCAACGCATTCTGCAGAGTAAGTCCAATGCGGTGCAGGAGCAGTTGATTACCCAGCGGGCCGATCGCTTCGTGATCCCGGTCAAGGCATCCCACAAGGATGCAATCCCCGGCATTGTCCACGACAGCTCCACCAGTGGCCTGACCCTCTATGTGGAACCCCAGTCCACCGTACCCCTGAACAATCAGCTCCGACAGTTAGCCCGTCAGGAGCAGGTGGAAGAGGAAGCGGTGCGGCAGGCGCTGACCGAGCAGGTGGCTGCGGTGCTCCCGGATCTGGAGCGGCTGCTGGCGATCGTGACCACCCTGGACTTGGCCACGGCCAGAGCCCGCTATGCCCTCTGGATGGAAGCGAATCCCCCCCGATTTATTGAATGGGGCGGATCCGATCCGATCGTCCTGCGGCAACTGCACCACCCCCTGCTGGTCTGGCAGCACCAGCATGAGCAGGGGCGTCCAGTGGTGCCGATCGACCTGGTGATTCGTCCCCAGATCCGGGTGGTGGCGATCACCGGCCCCAACACAGGGGGTAAAACTGTCACCCTGAAAACTCTGGGATTGGCTATGGTCATGGCCAGAGCAGGGCTGTTTGTGCCCGCTCGGGAGCCGGTGGAATTACCCTGGTTCAGCCAAGTGCTAGCTGATATTGGGGATGAACAATCGATCGAGCAGAATCTGTCCACCTTTTCCGGTCACATTCGGCGTATCAGCCGGATTCTGGCCGCGATGGACGATCGGAGTCTGGTCTTGCTGGATGAAGTAGGGGCTGGGACTGATCCCTCAGAGGGCAGTGCTTTGGCGATCGCCCTGTTGCAGGCTTTGGCAGAGCAGGCTCAACTGACTGTTGCGACTACCCACTTTGGGGAACTGAAAGCCCTGAAATATCAAGACGAGCGGTTTGAGAATGCCTCGGTGGAGTTTGATGATGTCACCCTGTCTCCTACCTACCGGCTCCTCTGGGGAATTCCGGGCCGGTCCAATGCCCTGACGATCGCCCGTCGTTTGGGGCTGTCGGGGGACATTGTGGCCCAGGCTGAGACGCTAGTGGGGGGAACTTCGGAAGACGTGAACCAGATGATTGCGGGTCTGGAAGCCCAGCGTCGATTGCAGGAAGCTAGGGCGGAAGAAGCCCGCCAGTTACTGCACCAGGCCGAGCGGCTTCATCAAGAAGTGGCGACTAAAGCAGCAGCCCTCAAGGAACGGGAGCGAACGCTGCAACTGGCTCAGGAAGAAGCCATGCGGCAGGCTCTGGCTCAGGCCAAAGGAGAAATTGCCCAGGTAATCCGACAACTCCAGCAAGGACCGGCGACAGCCCAGGATGCCCATCAGGCGACCGCTGCCCTGAACCAGATTGGGGAGCGTCATCTGCCATCTCGCCAGGTGAAGCCTCAACCCAAGTCGGGCTTTCAACCCCAGGTTGGCGATCGGGTGCGGATTCCCCGTCTGGGGCAAACGGCTGAGGTGATTGGGGGGCCAGGTGAGGACGGCGACCTGACCGTTCGATTTGGCCTGATGAAAATGACGATCGCTCTGGAAGATGTGGAGTCTCTGGATGGCCAGAAGCCCACCCCGATCGCCAAGCCCAAAGCGGCTTCACCCCCAGCCGAGCCAGTGACTGGGCTGGCCATCCGGACAGCCCAGAATACCTTTGACTTACGGGGCATGCGGGTCGCTGATGCCGAAATGATTCTGGATCAAGCGATCGCGGAAGCGAGAGGGCCAATCTGGGTGATTCATGGCCATGGAACGGGACGGCTACGTCAGGGCGTGCACACCTTTTTGCAACAGCATCCCCAGGTGAGTCGGTTTGAACCGGCTGAGTCGGTGGATGGGGGCACGGGTGTTACAGTTGTCTACCGCGATCTTTAACGATCGGCCAGACGAGTGTTAGAACTGTGGTCAGAAGAAGAAGTCAGGCGTCAGCCGTATAAGTCTGCCTCTTGGATTCTCTCTTCTGCCTCCTTACTGCTTAAGTGACCTGATGCCCCATTGATCACCCTTTGAACTATGGCTGAAGTCAGTTCCCATGATCTGAGAACCCTGAGTCTGGTCTTGCAGGAGCACCTGCAGTCGGTGCTGACCCACAGCGAGCCGATTCAAATTCAATGTGTTGTCCGCCAGGATATTCTCATGGTGCTGGGACAGCATTCCGCTGCTATGGTGCCTGATCCGCAACAAACCCTGCAG contains these protein-coding regions:
- a CDS encoding endonuclease MutS2; the encoded protein is MNSVIQVETLELLEWPRLCQHLSTFAATKLGAIAAQHLKLPETQEESSILLAQTQEVYRLESRLSAGLNFDGITDIGAALERADRGGILAGTDLFAIATTLAGARTLRRMIDDQPDLPVLTVLVADLRTYPELEQEIHRCIDEQGRVMDRASPKLAGIRERQGQFRDQLHQTLQRILQSKSNAVQEQLITQRADRFVIPVKASHKDAIPGIVHDSSTSGLTLYVEPQSTVPLNNQLRQLARQEQVEEEAVRQALTEQVAAVLPDLERLLAIVTTLDLATARARYALWMEANPPRFIEWGGSDPIVLRQLHHPLLVWQHQHEQGRPVVPIDLVIRPQIRVVAITGPNTGGKTVTLKTLGLAMVMARAGLFVPAREPVELPWFSQVLADIGDEQSIEQNLSTFSGHIRRISRILAAMDDRSLVLLDEVGAGTDPSEGSALAIALLQALAEQAQLTVATTHFGELKALKYQDERFENASVEFDDVTLSPTYRLLWGIPGRSNALTIARRLGLSGDIVAQAETLVGGTSEDVNQMIAGLEAQRRLQEARAEEARQLLHQAERLHQEVATKAAALKERERTLQLAQEEAMRQALAQAKGEIAQVIRQLQQGPATAQDAHQATAALNQIGERHLPSRQVKPQPKSGFQPQVGDRVRIPRLGQTAEVIGGPGEDGDLTVRFGLMKMTIALEDVESLDGQKPTPIAKPKAASPPAEPVTGLAIRTAQNTFDLRGMRVADAEMILDQAIAEARGPIWVIHGHGTGRLRQGVHTFLQQHPQVSRFEPAESVDGGTGVTVVYRDL